In the Ilumatobacteraceae bacterium genome, one interval contains:
- a CDS encoding ATP-dependent DNA helicase UvrD2, translating to MDPDAVLADLDADQRRAVTTESELVAVIAGAGSGKTRVLTRRVAYRVASGTADLAHTVVLTFTREAAGELRRRLPRLGLTERVTAGTFHSVAQQLLRQRWLDLDQTPRTIITDRKRIVGDIMGPLDLDELVAELDWATARGIDASAYESAVRHGERRSAVDAGRVAEALAAYPREKRSRGVVDLDDLLQLTIDGLESDAEFAAATRWRFRHVLVDEAQDLNPLQYRLVDLLRQGVDDLFLVGDPAQAIYGFNGSDPTILRDVSVRFPGVEVIRLPVNHRCTPQIVQIGAQALRSDEHQSTIESARPDGDTVTVVRHDDDTAEAKWIASAISRLDPTLARTARVAVLARTHAALAPTRAALAEAGVTTRRTVDGAGSLLTPFMTEAYRMNDNNRLRRWAFDQVDAAEADDDPGREVAQAALDFLREHPTGDGTAFRTWVLSNDPFGRDAPGVELLTFHAAKGREWHTVYLVGCESSLVPHRSATTKADKAEEARLLYVALTRATDQLTVNWAARRHGYQRKLTPFLDGFASEAPALLPPPESLVGMTRSDRAMTLERLHEWRDATARAAGILPDAICTDQMLGLIAERRPASADELDELTGLGALTSRRLFDRIDAALSDVSISS from the coding sequence GTGGACCCGGACGCAGTGTTGGCTGACCTCGACGCCGACCAGCGGCGCGCGGTCACCACCGAGTCGGAACTGGTGGCCGTGATCGCCGGGGCCGGCTCGGGCAAGACCCGCGTGCTGACCCGTCGCGTCGCCTACCGGGTGGCGTCCGGCACCGCCGATCTCGCGCACACGGTCGTCCTCACCTTCACGCGCGAGGCCGCCGGCGAACTCCGACGACGGCTGCCCCGTCTCGGCCTCACCGAGCGGGTCACGGCGGGCACGTTCCACTCGGTCGCCCAGCAGCTGCTCCGGCAACGGTGGCTCGATCTCGACCAGACGCCACGGACGATCATCACCGACCGGAAGCGGATCGTCGGCGACATCATGGGCCCGCTCGACCTCGACGAGTTGGTCGCCGAACTCGACTGGGCGACGGCGCGCGGCATCGACGCGTCGGCCTACGAGTCGGCGGTCCGTCACGGCGAACGCCGGTCCGCCGTCGATGCGGGGCGCGTCGCCGAAGCCCTCGCGGCGTATCCCCGGGAGAAGCGCAGCCGGGGGGTGGTCGATCTCGACGACCTGCTGCAGCTCACGATCGACGGCCTCGAATCCGACGCCGAGTTCGCGGCGGCGACCCGCTGGCGGTTCCGACACGTGCTCGTCGACGAGGCACAGGACCTCAACCCGCTCCAGTACCGCCTCGTCGACCTGCTCCGGCAGGGCGTCGACGACCTCTTCCTGGTCGGCGACCCCGCCCAGGCGATCTACGGCTTCAACGGCTCCGATCCGACGATCCTGCGCGACGTGTCCGTCCGGTTCCCCGGTGTCGAAGTCATCCGCCTGCCGGTCAACCACCGGTGCACACCCCAGATCGTCCAGATCGGCGCACAGGCACTCCGATCCGACGAACACCAGTCGACCATCGAATCCGCCCGCCCCGACGGCGACACGGTCACGGTCGTTCGACACGACGACGACACCGCCGAGGCCAAGTGGATCGCGTCCGCGATCTCCCGGCTCGACCCGACGCTGGCTCGCACCGCTCGTGTCGCCGTGCTCGCACGCACCCACGCAGCACTCGCTCCCACGAGGGCGGCGCTCGCCGAGGCCGGCGTGACCACTCGTCGTACGGTCGACGGCGCCGGGTCACTCCTGACACCGTTCATGACCGAGGCCTACCGCATGAACGACAACAACCGGCTCCGGCGCTGGGCGTTCGATCAGGTCGACGCGGCCGAGGCCGACGACGACCCCGGACGCGAGGTCGCCCAGGCGGCACTCGATTTCCTCCGCGAGCACCCGACCGGTGACGGCACCGCCTTTCGCACCTGGGTGCTGTCGAACGACCCGTTCGGCCGCGACGCCCCGGGCGTCGAGTTGCTGACGTTCCACGCAGCGAAGGGTCGCGAGTGGCACACCGTGTACCTGGTCGGCTGCGAGAGCAGCCTGGTCCCGCATCGCTCGGCCACCACCAAGGCCGACAAGGCCGAGGAGGCTCGGTTGCTCTACGTGGCGCTGACCAGGGCGACCGATCAGCTCACGGTCAACTGGGCGGCACGCCGACACGGCTACCAGCGCAAACTGACGCCGTTCCTCGACGGGTTCGCGAGCGAAGCACCGGCGCTGCTCCCGCCTCCCGAGTCGTTGGTCGGCATGACCCGCTCCGACCGGGCGATGACGCTCGAACGCCTACACGAGTGGCGCGACGCCACGGCCCGCGCCGCCGGCATCCTGCCCGACGCGATCTGTACCGATCAGATGCTCGGCCTGATCGCCGAGCGGCGACCGGCGTCGGCCGACGAACTCGACGAGTTGACGGGGCTCGGCGCGCTCACGTCACGACGGCTGTTCGACCGCATCGACGCGGCGTTGTCGGACGTGTCGATCAGTTCGTGA